The Kangiella marina genome window below encodes:
- a CDS encoding aminopeptidase P N-terminal domain-containing protein, whose protein sequence is MRAINFAARRKKLMQWMGPNSIAILPAAEEKVRSHDVNFPFRQDNNFWYLTGFNEPDAVMVLIPGRKQAEFILFNREKDTTQERWHGKRLGQDGAIEQLGAEDAFPIDDIDDILPGLMEGRDRIYFALGANSEFDHKVMEWRSELMTSPAKRTASPGELIDIGHHLHDMRLIKSAAEIQRIRHAAKTSAKAHIALIKACAPGKSEREMETELHYHFAKGGCRYPAYPSIIASGDNANILHYIENQDEMVEGDLLLVDAGGEFEHYASDISRTIPVSGQYSDAQAALYDVVLEAQLAAIEMVKPGNHWDHIHNKAVEVLTKGLIKLNILKGDATDLIKRGVYREFYMHKTGHWLGLDVHDVGDYHLHGEPRVLEPGMVLTVEPALYIPHSMTRVNGHNIAKKWRGIGIRIEDDVLVTSKGYDILSKDVPKTRDEIERLMAG, encoded by the coding sequence ATGAGAGCCATTAATTTCGCCGCGCGACGCAAAAAGTTAATGCAATGGATGGGGCCAAACTCTATTGCGATTTTACCGGCTGCTGAAGAAAAAGTACGCAGTCATGATGTTAACTTTCCCTTTCGACAAGATAACAACTTCTGGTATTTGACCGGTTTTAATGAGCCTGATGCGGTTATGGTGTTGATTCCCGGCCGTAAACAGGCGGAGTTTATTCTCTTCAACCGTGAAAAAGATACCACGCAAGAGCGTTGGCACGGTAAACGCTTAGGACAGGATGGCGCCATTGAGCAGTTGGGTGCGGAAGATGCTTTCCCCATTGATGATATTGACGATATCTTGCCCGGATTGATGGAAGGGCGTGATCGGATTTATTTTGCATTAGGCGCGAACTCCGAATTTGATCATAAGGTCATGGAGTGGCGCAGCGAGCTGATGACTTCACCAGCAAAACGTACTGCCTCGCCGGGTGAGTTGATTGATATTGGGCATCATTTACACGATATGCGCTTAATCAAATCAGCAGCCGAGATACAGCGTATTCGCCATGCAGCAAAGACTTCTGCGAAAGCTCATATCGCGCTCATCAAAGCTTGTGCCCCGGGGAAGTCAGAGCGAGAAATGGAAACTGAGTTACATTACCACTTTGCCAAAGGGGGCTGTCGCTATCCTGCTTACCCTTCGATTATCGCGTCCGGCGACAATGCAAATATTTTGCATTACATCGAAAATCAGGATGAGATGGTAGAAGGCGACCTGTTGTTGGTTGATGCCGGTGGTGAATTTGAGCACTATGCGTCTGATATTAGCCGGACCATTCCGGTGAGTGGTCAATACAGTGATGCGCAGGCCGCGCTGTATGACGTGGTGTTAGAGGCGCAATTGGCGGCGATTGAGATGGTCAAGCCGGGAAATCATTGGGATCATATCCACAATAAAGCCGTTGAAGTGTTAACCAAAGGGTTAATCAAGCTTAATATTCTAAAGGGGGATGCAACCGATTTGATCAAACGTGGCGTTTACCGAGAGTTTTATATGCACAAAACGGGACACTGGTTAGGATTGGATGTGCATGATGTTGGTGATTACCACTTGCACGGAGAGCCTCGTGTATTGGAGCCTGGGATGGTTTTAACTGTCGAGCCAGCGCTCTATATTCCGCATAGTATGACTCGCGTTAACGGGCATAATATTGCTAAAAAATGGCGTGGAATCGGTATCCGAATTGAAGATGACGTATTGGTGACCAGTAAGGGTTACGATATTTTATCCAAAGATGTTCCTAAAACACGGGACGAGATCGAACGTTTAATGGCAGGTTAA
- a CDS encoding UPF0149 family protein: protein MNYTQAAELCQNFFPDLTPSELAGMIHGLFGHGFVIEAGRWQQHMSEYLASGEPLPEPALEGLEQLIAFCQKDYQADSFSIDLMKPEDDYPLEQRAKAIGEWCQGYLVGYGLVPSKDNKELEGESKEALQDIGEIAKIDFEMSEPDEAMEKAFVTVCEHIKMSALILFQANQPEPIPDPEQQQIH from the coding sequence ATGAACTACACTCAAGCAGCTGAGTTATGTCAAAATTTCTTCCCCGATCTAACGCCATCAGAGCTTGCAGGGATGATTCATGGTCTCTTCGGCCATGGTTTTGTGATTGAAGCTGGCCGTTGGCAACAGCACATGAGCGAATATTTAGCGTCTGGTGAGCCGTTGCCTGAACCTGCATTAGAGGGACTGGAACAACTCATCGCCTTTTGTCAAAAAGATTACCAGGCCGACTCTTTTTCGATTGATCTGATGAAGCCTGAGGACGATTACCCACTGGAGCAACGCGCCAAAGCCATTGGTGAATGGTGTCAGGGCTATTTGGTTGGTTATGGTCTTGTGCCGAGCAAGGACAATAAAGAACTAGAAGGCGAGTCTAAAGAGGCCTTACAGGATATCGGCGAAATAGCAAAAATTGATTTTGAAATGTCTGAGCCTGACGAAGCGATGGAAAAAGCATTTGTGACGGTGTGTGAACACATTAAAATGTCAGCGCTTATATTGTTTCAGGCAAACCAGCCTGAGCCGATTCCTGATCCAGAGCAGCAACAGATTCACTAA
- the zapB gene encoding cell division protein ZapB: MTESQFEQLEEKVDALLARFNTIDTENKQLRQQVNELRVERDRLHSRNESARKQIDLMISRLKSI, encoded by the coding sequence ATGACAGAAAGTCAATTTGAACAGTTAGAAGAAAAAGTTGATGCACTATTAGCGCGTTTCAACACCATTGATACTGAAAATAAACAACTTAGACAACAGGTCAATGAACTTCGTGTTGAAAGAGATCGTTTGCACAGTCGTAACGAGTCTGCTCGTAAGCAGATTGATTTAATGATATCTCGCTTAAAATCTATTTAA
- a CDS encoding cell division protein ZapA, translating to MADTMAKSKATPVNITILGKEFQVASPEDEHQTLLQAANFLDKRMREIRSSGKVLGLERIAIMAALNLSYELLNSPGIDSDEMSDMEQRIQLIRNKIDDALQESEQIGLTDNP from the coding sequence ATGGCTGATACCATGGCTAAATCCAAAGCTACTCCGGTGAATATCACCATACTGGGGAAAGAATTTCAGGTTGCAAGTCCTGAAGACGAGCACCAAACCTTGTTACAAGCCGCTAACTTTTTAGATAAGCGTATGCGAGAAATACGCTCCTCTGGAAAGGTCCTAGGGCTTGAGCGCATTGCTATCATGGCAGCACTCAATCTAAGCTATGAACTCCTAAACTCGCCAGGTATCGATTCGGACGAGATGTCAGATATGGAACAGCGTATTCAACTGATACGCAATAAAATTGATGACGCACTCCAAGAAAGCGAACAAATAGGGCTGACGGATAATCCCTGA
- a CDS encoding 5-formyltetrahydrofolate cyclo-ligase, which produces MNEFVAQKNYIRTRIKHDRQNLTSPFMQRSAIALMGHVSKAELIENHDNIAFYLPIAGEISCLPIIEYALSLGKKCYVPKIRSGRKRSMWFLPYTGRDSVEKGKYGILEPVASSSKAIAPSELSLVFMPLVAFDGTGNRLGMGGGYYDTVFSDMPTDKRPLLIGLAYNLQKISKVPTEQWDLKMDGVITPNHYHRFFDQ; this is translated from the coding sequence ATGAACGAATTTGTCGCACAAAAAAACTATATTCGTACACGAATCAAGCATGATCGGCAGAACCTTACCTCGCCCTTTATGCAACGTTCAGCCATTGCCTTAATGGGCCATGTCTCCAAAGCCGAGCTGATTGAAAACCATGACAATATCGCTTTTTACCTACCAATAGCCGGTGAAATTAGCTGCTTGCCTATCATTGAATACGCCTTATCTTTAGGCAAAAAATGTTATGTCCCAAAAATTCGCAGCGGACGCAAACGTTCCATGTGGTTTCTGCCTTACACTGGACGAGATTCCGTGGAAAAAGGGAAGTATGGCATCTTAGAACCCGTTGCCAGCTCTAGCAAAGCCATCGCTCCTAGTGAGCTGTCATTAGTTTTTATGCCACTGGTTGCCTTTGACGGTACCGGCAATCGACTGGGTATGGGAGGCGGTTATTACGATACCGTTTTCTCCGATATGCCCACTGACAAGCGACCACTCCTGATTGGTTTAGCCTATAATTTGCAGAAAATCTCCAAAGTGCCCACTGAACAGTGGGATTTAAAGATGGATGGCGTCATCACACCTAATCACTACCATCGGTTCTTCGACCAGTAA
- a CDS encoding EVE domain-containing protein, whose product MAYWLMKSEPDVFGIEHLKALPKKTDHWDGVRNYQARNMMRDDMKVGDQVFFYHSNCKPPAIVGVMEVTKEGYVDHTAFDPDEKYYDPKSNPDKPRWYMVDVTHVRDLKREIPLDELKGYPELSDMRLVQKGNRLSIMPIEKDEWDFILSIEDDKA is encoded by the coding sequence ATGGCCTACTGGTTAATGAAATCTGAGCCTGATGTTTTTGGTATCGAGCACCTTAAAGCTTTGCCTAAAAAAACCGACCATTGGGATGGCGTGCGCAACTATCAGGCACGCAACATGATGCGTGATGATATGAAGGTTGGCGATCAAGTCTTCTTTTACCACTCGAACTGCAAGCCACCTGCGATTGTTGGCGTCATGGAAGTAACGAAAGAGGGTTATGTCGATCATACCGCGTTTGATCCCGACGAAAAGTATTACGATCCGAAAAGCAACCCTGATAAGCCGCGTTGGTACATGGTTGATGTTACCCATGTCCGTGATTTAAAACGTGAAATCCCGTTGGACGAGCTTAAGGGTTACCCGGAATTATCCGATATGCGTCTTGTTCAAAAAGGCAATCGCCTATCGATTATGCCGATTGAGAAAGACGAATGGGACTTTATATTAAGTATTGAGGACGACAAAGCATGA
- the rpiA gene encoding ribose-5-phosphate isomerase RpiA yields the protein MTQDELKALVGKAAIDYVEEGSIVGVGTGSTVNFFIDELATIKHKIQGAVSSSEASTKRLKSHGIEVFELNDVDRIPVYVDGADESNHLLELIKGGGGALTREKIIAAVAEKFVCIADESKLVRRLGEFPLPVEVIPMARSYVAREIVKLGGDPVYRSGFTTDNGNVILDVHSLEINEPIKLERILNNIVGVVTNGLFADRAADVLLLGKADSVETLTR from the coding sequence ATGACCCAAGACGAACTCAAGGCGTTGGTTGGCAAAGCCGCCATCGATTATGTCGAAGAAGGCTCAATCGTTGGTGTCGGCACTGGCTCGACCGTCAATTTCTTTATCGATGAGCTAGCGACGATAAAGCACAAGATTCAAGGCGCCGTTTCTAGTTCAGAAGCCTCAACCAAACGGTTAAAGTCTCACGGCATCGAAGTATTTGAGCTTAATGATGTTGATAGAATTCCAGTTTATGTCGATGGCGCTGATGAATCGAATCACCTGCTCGAACTCATAAAAGGCGGAGGTGGCGCTTTAACACGCGAAAAAATCATTGCCGCTGTCGCTGAAAAGTTTGTTTGTATTGCTGATGAATCAAAGCTCGTACGTCGCTTGGGTGAGTTCCCATTGCCGGTCGAAGTGATCCCCATGGCTAGGAGCTATGTCGCAAGGGAAATCGTGAAGTTGGGCGGTGATCCAGTTTATCGCTCAGGCTTTACGACTGACAACGGTAACGTGATTCTCGATGTGCACAGTTTAGAAATCAACGAGCCTATAAAGTTAGAACGCATCCTCAACAATATCGTCGGCGTTGTCACCAATGGCCTCTTCGCTGATAGAGCGGCGGATGTCTTACTACTCGGAAAGGCTGACTCAGTAGAAACCTTAACTCGCTAG